From Pelmatolapia mariae isolate MD_Pm_ZW linkage group LG22, Pm_UMD_F_2, whole genome shotgun sequence, a single genomic window includes:
- the snapin gene encoding SNARE-associated protein Snapin, whose product MVLLATLMGRKWRGSCDADVTRGRLPVRSCWFSKMAATALVEGSSGNDAVAEGLLDLLRPAIQQLDLHVNSVRKSQVELREHIDGLATELCRINEHQKVALDLDPYVKKLLNARRRVVLVNNILQNAQERLRRLNHNVAKETARRKTILETSGVFASRSPSKP is encoded by the exons ATGGTGCTCCTGGCTACACTGATGGGAAGAAAATGGAGAGGTTCTTGTGACGCTGACGTCACGAGGGGACGACTTCCTGTCCGCTCGTGCTGGTTCAGTAAAATGGCAGCTACAGCTTTAGTCGAAGGTTCTTCTGGTAACGATGCTGTTGCCGAGGGTTTGCTCGACCTCCTGAGACCAGCAATACAGCAGCTCGATCTGCATGTAAACTCGGTCAG AAAAAGCCAAGTGGAATTAAGAGAACATATAGACGGTCTGGCCACAG AGTTATGCAGGATAAACGAACATCAGAAGGTGGCTCTGGACCTGGACCCATATGTAAAGAAGTTGCTGAATGCGAGGCGTAGAGTTGTGCTAGTAAACAACATACTGCAGAACGCTCAG GAACGTCTGAGGCGGCTCAACCACAACGTGGCCAAAGAGACGGCGCGGAGGAAGACAATACTGGAGACATCGGGCGTCTTTGCTTCCCGCTCACCTAGTAAACCATGA